A stretch of DNA from Rickettsia hoogstraalii:
TAAAGGAGAAACGGGTAATTTTTTATCTTCTAAAATTACTGCTGCAAATGAAAAAATTTTTAATATTAAATTTTCTGACGGCGAGATTAAGGTAGTTCGTAATTAAGGAACTTTGGTTTTTAACGTCATTGCGAGCAGCCGTAGGCTGCGTGGCAATCTCATGAAATAATAACAAACTCCTGAGATTGCTTCGTCAATTGCTATGCAATTTCCTCGCAATGACGGATAAACAGGTCCACGCAACAATGCCTTGTGGGAATGACAATAAAAAACATAATTCTAAAAAAATACAAATCATGAAAATTTTAAAGCTTTTTATTTTTATACTTCTCATTTCTAAAAATTTTTATGCTTTAAGCATAGGTGCAAACGAACAACAAGCAACTTTAGAATGCGAAGGGACAGCTGATAAAAAAACTTTGATAAATGCATGGTATGTAAATAAGCCTTACCAATACTTAATTGCTGCTTCAAACGGTCATACTACCGTTTCCGGTATGGATATAGAATTAATTAACGCTATTGCTGCAAAAATAGGTATCAATATTGAGTATAATCAAGATAGCTGGTATCAAGATCAATTAGATATTCAAAGCGGAAATGCCGACATGACAGCATGCGCTACTTATACTACTGAGAGAAGTAACTATGCTTATTTTTCAAAGCCTTATCGTCTTGAAGAATTATCATTATTTATTATTGAACCACTTGCCAAAAAGTTAAATTTCCAAAATGTTAATGAACTAACAGCACAAATACGTCTATTTAATCTCCAGTTAGGAATAGTGAAAGGTACTGTATACGGAGACCCTAAATTTACGGATTTTTTATATAATGAGAAAAATCAAGATATAATTAGAATATATCAAAATAATATGGAATTGATAAATGGACTAATCAAGAAAGAAATTGACGGTTTCATTAGTGATCGAATTGTCGGTGCCGTTAATATTTTAGGAAGAACAATGAACAGGAATATATTAGAAGTTCCCTTAAATATTAAAACTCCCCTACATTTAATGTTTAGCAAAAAAACCGTATCTTTAAATATAGTTGAACAATTTAATTTTGCGATAGATGATTTTCTTGCAAGTAACGAGTATAAAAAAATTATTAAGACATACATATATCATATTCTATTGCCTAAATCTATAGATTCTCGTTGGTGCCATGTTATAGGTTTACTTGGTTGCCTTGCTTTTGCTTTTTCGGGAATTATTTTGAGTAGCAGAAAAAATAGTACTTTATTCGGTACATTTTTATTTGCGGTATTACCATCTGTTAGTAGCTGTATAATGCTAGATTTAATAGTAAACCATGATACCGGACATTTAAACTTCTATTTTACTCCTTCTTATTTCTATTACATATTTGTAGTAGTTTTACTCGGTTTTACAATTATTAAATTATTTAGCTATTATAATAAACAGATTGCTGAAGATAATTATTTAGAACAATCATTAAATAATATAGTAGCAATTTGCGATTCATTCGGACAAGCAACTTTTATAATTATAGGAGTTGCAATGGTTATTATTCACAAAATTGAGCCTCTAAGTTTTTGGGGACCGTTTTTTGCTTTCATTACGGCTAATTGCGGTGCAATATTACGAGATTTTATTATGAAAGAAAGTTCAATTAAGAGGATACCAAGAGGAGTTAGTATTGAAATCATTGTATTATGGGGTATAGCTTTTAGCGTATTATTAGATATGTATGGTAGTAATCCAAATTATCATACAATAAAATATTCAATGATTATAGTAATTTCCGGAGCATTTATTACTAGTCTCTTAGTTTATCATTTTGGTTTTCTTGAGTGGCGATTCCGTAATGAAAAATTAGAAGACATAGAAAAACAAACATGAAGATAGCTACTTGGAATATTAATTCCATAAAAACAAGACTTAATTTATTGCGTAATTTTTTATCTAAAGAAAATCCGGATATTTTATTATTGCAAGAAATAAAATGCGAAACCGAAAAATTTCCTTTTGATGAATTATCCGATTTACCTTATAATTTTTATGTTCACGGGCAAAAATCATATAACGGTGTTGCTATAATTTCAAAATTTCCTGCCGATGAAATAATTAAGGATTTTCCGAATAATTACTGCAGTGATCAAGCAAGATTCTTAGAAATAAAATTATCATTACCTATAGGGTTTTGTAATATAATCTCGCTCTATGCTCCTAACGGTTCATTTGTCGGTAGCGATAAATTTGTAGCAAAGCTAGCATTTTATGATAATTTTATCAATTATCTATCAACTAAAAAATCTTTTGACGAAAAAACTATCATAGGCGGTGATTTCAATATTGCACCGTTCGACATAGACGTATATTCACCTAAGCTACTTGCTGAAACTACTTGTTTTACTGAAATTGAACAAAAAAAACTACGTACTATTCTAAATTCCGGGTTTGAGGATTTATATAGATTGATGCATCCGAGTAAACAAGAATTTTCATGGTGGGATTATAGAGCCGGATGTTTTGAACAAAATAAAGGTATGCGAATTGATATGATTCTTGGTTGTAATAATACTATTGACTATTTAGAAAATTGCTATATGGATTATAATTTAAGGACTCAAGAAAAACCTTCAGATCATATACCGGTAATTGCGAGTTTTAAGGGGTAGCATGGATCGGTTTTTTCGTCATTGCGAGAAGAATTACGCAGTAATTCGACGAAGCAATCCAGTTAAAAATTCTGATTTACAGAATTTTTTTAATTATTTTCTGGATTGCCGCGTCGCTTCGCTCCTCGCAATGACGACTTGGTGTTCATACAGACAAGACTTTTAGCTAGTAAAAAAAACATATGTCTCCAAAATTCATGAAATTTTACGAAAAATATATGACGATTGTCGGTACAATCGGCAATTTTATGTTTTATGTACAGGCTCATAAGATTTTCACCTGCAAATCTTCGGCTTCCGTTTCTATGCCCGCCTTTACTATAAGTGCTATTGCTCTTTGTAGTTGGCTTATATACGGCATATTAATCAAAAATACACCTATTATAATAGCAAATATAGTAGGTTTTATCGGAGCATTATTAGTTCTCTTAACCATAATAATATATTAATAATGACTAAGAAAATCATTACTTTAGTTGGTCGTCCGAATGTAGGCAAATCAACACTTTTCAATAGATTAAGCATACGTAAAAAAGCTATCGTTCACGATTTGCCGGGCGTCACTAGGGATAGAAAATATACAGAAGGCAAAATCGGCTCTTTTGAATTTTTGTTAATTGATACCCCAGGACTTGAAGAGAATCCTGATAGTATGGGAGAAAGGTTAATGGAACAGACTACTAAAGCAATTTTAGAGGCAGATTTAATTTGTTTTATGGTTGACGGTAGAAGCAGAATATTGCCCGATGATAAGCTACTTGGTAGCTTTGTTAGAAAATATAATAAGCCTGCTATATTGGTAGTTAATAAATGCGAGAAAGCTTTTGATTTTGATAAAGAGTACTACAAATTAGGGTTTGATAGTATGGTGGCTATCTCTGCCGAGCATGGCACAGGCTTAATTGATTTATATGACGAAATTATTGCCAAGTTACCTGAAGAAGAATCAATCGAGACAAATATAGCCGATCCAATTAAAGGATATTGTTTGCAGATAGTAGTTAGTGGCAGACCTAACGCCGGAAAATCTACTTTTATAAACGCTCTTATTAATGATGAAAGATTATTAACCGGTCCTGAAGCCGGTATTACTCGTGAATCAATTGAAATTGATTGGCAATATAAAAATAATCATATTAAATTAATCGATACTGCAGGACTCCGTAAAAAATCTACTATTACAGAGTCTTTAGAAAAATTATCGGCTTCAGATGCTATTAACTCTATTAAATTTGCTAATACCGTAATCTTAATGATTGATGCTTTAGCCCCTTTAAAACAGCAAGATTTAAATATTGCAAGCCATGTGGTAAATGAGGGGAGAAGTATAGTTATAGTAGTGAATAAATGGGATTTAGTTAAAGAATTCGAAAAAGAAGCATTTCAGGAAGAATTTTATTATCAGATAAATACTCATCTGCCTCAGGTTAAAGGTGTACCCGTTCTATTTATTTCAGCAATAAATAAACAAAATATAGAGCAGGTTTTAGATGCTTGTCTTAAAATCTATAAAATTTGGAATAAGAAAATAACTACTAGCAAATTAAATGAATGGCTTAATTTTACTACGGAAGCACATCCACTACCTCTACAAAAAGGCGGTAAAAGAGTGCGTGTAAAATATATGACTCAAACAAAAACCCGTCCCCCTACTTTCAAATTATTCTCCAATAATCCGGAAAAAATTACCGATAGCTATACTAGGTATTTAGTAAATAATATGCGTGAGGCTTTTGACATGCCCGGCATTCCTATTAGATTCACTTATGTAAAAACCAAAAATCCTTATGTATAGTTTAAAATTAAATCTTTTTAGAAATGTTCAAAGAACCTAGCACAGCAAGATCTGAATTAGATATCTTTAAGCTGTTTAATATAAGCATGAGCTAAAGTAGTTTTACCACATTGCCTTGGACCGAGAATGGCACAAATAGGAAATATTTCAAAAGAATCTTTGATATGTGTTATAAATAATAATCTCTTTCTATCATCCTTGTAATTTCATAATGACACTTTGAATTTACAATATAATTTTAATCAAATAATAGCAAGATTTTTCTGGGTCTTGTAAACTTTTGATTAATGATTATTCTATTAAAAGTACACAGGATTTAGGCTCCTCTACCGGGTTTTCCTATCTCTCTCTGTCTTTTTTCTAATACCTTACTTGTATGCAGTCCTACCGCTTGTTTATCTTTATTAAATTTACTTTTTCCTAAATTAACTATAGTTTCTGCTACTACTCCTAGAACTTTCGGGTCTGATAATAATTTTAACGCCGGCACTATAATTTTACCGTATTCATGTTTACTAAATTTATCGGCAATTTTAATTAATTCAGGTGCATGCTTACCGGCTATCTTTACTAATTTTTCACCGTCTAGTTTTAATTTTTGACCCTTAGGTGTTTTGTTTAAAAACTCATCTACAACAGGTCCTAAACTACTTGCATGTTTTGTTAATAGTTCAGGAAGGTCTTTTTCAATTATTTTATTTATTTCTGGATTATTATCTTTAATTTGTATCAAAGTACTAATCAATTCCTTGACCTCTTTTGATTTCTCTTCCTTTGGAAGTGACTTAATTAACTGGTTTTTTTGTATTATATCGGCAACTTTATCGTTATCGGAAAGAGCGAGGCTTGCAAGTTTAGTTATTGACGGCAGAACATCTTTTACAAAAGGCATAGAGGCATCTAGTGCTTTATGTATAAACTCAGGATCTATTTCCTTTTGATTCTATTCTTTCCGTTACTTTAGGATGTTTTAAAACATCTAATATACCCTGTTTATTACTATCTAAATATCGCGGTAATTCTTTTTCTAAAATAGGAGATAAATTATCAATAATTTTTTTGGCATTTTCAACTAACTCTGCTATTTGAGGCTTTTTTCCTTTTAATAACTCTTTTTTAATTTCAGTATTTAACCCTTCCATATTTAGGTTAATTTTAGTCCAACGCTGATTTTCTTTAAGCTGACTATAAGCTTTTATAGCTGAAGGAGTACTTTCAATTAATTTTTCGCTAGAATTTGCAAGTAGTGCTACTGTATTTGCAATTAATTCAGGTTTAGCGATTTTTTGTGCTTTATTATTTATTATATTTTCCGTAATCTGAACTAATTCCTTTTGATTATCAGGATTTTTTAAAAATTGTACTAAATCGTGATTTAGAAGGGGCTTTACTTTGTCTGAAGTAATAATGTCATGTATATTTTTTAATATAGCACCTTGAGATGACTCGTTTTTTTGTTTAATATTCTTATATATTTCTTGTACTTTTGGGTTTAAATCGCTTTCTAGTGCTTTAGATATTAAATCTACTCCTAGGGTAGATAATTCTCTGACAAATTTAGGACTTATTTTGTCTAATATATTTATTTTTTCTGTTTCGGAAGTTTGAAAGTTTTTTGTTATTTTGCTAAGCCTCTTATTTAAAATAGGCGTGAGAAGATATGGGATAACTTTAGATTGTAAAATAGTTTCTTTTGAGCTATTAGATATAGTTTCGGAATGTAAAACAGAAGCACATTTTTTTATAAGCGATTCTGCATCTGCTATTATCTTGCAACCGGCTTCAATAGAATCTACATTAGTGGTAGCACTTCTCGCTTTTCTGAGGTTATTAAGCTCCAGTGCAAGATCAGGTAAAACTTGAGAAGCCTCCCAGGTAAATTACAATGCACTAGGGACATTCCCGACTAGCTTGGATAACACTTTGTATTATACCTAAATTATCTTTATTAAGATCTAGATATTGTTTATTTAACTCATCATATTTTTTGTTACCTGTTTCAGCCCCAATAGCTGCCCATCCAGCTTCAACCCAAGAAAGGTTTTTATATTCTTCATCAAGCTGTTGCCTTATATTATCAATGGATTCCTGCTCTTGGCTTTTAGACATTTAAATACCTTTATATAATATAATTTAATATTATTTTACTATAATTATTTAAAGGTTTATAAAATTTTACTTTTTAATTTTTGTTAATTTTTAAAGTCATGGTTATCTTGCAATGGTTTTTTACTGTAATTCTTCATTTACTGGTAAATCAATACTAACCTCTCCACACAATGAAATAATATTCTTCGTTACCTGAAAATCTATATCCGGGTTGTTATACTTTTCATTTTTCTGAATCCGGTAGTAGTAGTAATCAGGGTCAGGACATAATTCCATTATTTTCGGTAAAGGTTTTTGCTCTATAGTACTGACATTATACTCACATTTTAAAACTTCAGCCGGGCACCCCTTCAGTATCACCATTTACCGGTAAATCCATACTAACCTCTCCACAAAATGAAACAATATTCTCCATTACCTGAGGATCTATATCCGGGTTGTTATGCTCTTTATTTTCCTGAATCCAGTCGTAGTAATAAGGGTCAGGCCATAGTTCCGTGACTTTCGGCAAAGATTCTGGCTGTATAGTACCAAACTTATACCCGCGTTTTAAAACTTCAGCCGGCATCCCCCCTGTATCACCGATACAATATATTTGCGAGTAATGCAAAATCGATTTAATATTATTATCGATATCTATATGGATTATATAATATTCACGTTGTATATCATTAAGAAATGTCGTTGCTATAAGCGATATATCAGGGTACATTTCTATATTTACTAAAGCTATATTTTCTAAGTTTTCAGGACATTGAACTATTCTATCTGAAGCCGTTAATCTTTCAAACTCTTCCTCGCCTATTTTTTCTTTTAGTCTATTTTTGTATTCTTGCTCTTTATCTGAAGGAAATACAATTTTATCGTCTTTACAATCAACCAAAAAAGGAGTTTTAATAGCATGTTTAATAAATAAATCTTTTAGTTTCATAATAATAAATTTCTTAATATATAAGGCTATAATATTAATAATTTTTTATATGTCAAACAATATCCTCTAGGCTATCTAGGTAATGCTTTACCAGTCGTAGCAACTTCGCTTCAGGACTTAAGTTTTTCACTGCCCATTTTTTAATCCAAGGTTCGGCGAGTTGCCACATATTAACATTACCGTCTAGCTGTCTGCCTATCCCTTCAACCATTATCAAAGTCTTTTGCAATAACAATAATTCCGGTTGTACTTCCATGCCGAAATCTTCAGTGATTTTAAATAAATGTGCAAGCAGCTTACCTATGGAAATATTTTTTGTGGGTGTCCCTACTATAGGCTCAGTAACTGCTCTACAACTTTGAGCGAATAAATCTAAATCGGTATTTGATGGGATGTAGCCGGCTCTTAAATGTACTTTAGCAACTAATTTATAATCACGGTTTAAAAAACCAAATAGACTTTCGGCAACGGCTAAACGATCTTTTTCTTTAAGTCTGCCCATAATACCGAAATCAAGTAAAATTATCTTACCTTGCTTATTCACTAAAATATTTCCTGCATGTAAATCAGCATGAAAAAACCCGTCTCTATAGGCTTGATTGAAAAACATTACGGCGAAATTCTGAGCTATTTTTGCAGGCTCTAATCCCAATTCTTTTAGCAGCGAAGTATCATATATAGAAGTTCCTTCTAACCACTCGGTAGTTAGTATATTTTCTGATGTTAAGTCCCAATATATTTTAGGGATTATCACATTAATATCATTTCGCATATTATCCATAAGCTCAGAAGAAGCTGCCGCTTCTAGCCTTAAATCAAGCTCAAATCTCATAGTTTCATGAAATTTATCAACTACTTTAATCGGCTTTAGCCTTTTTGCTTTAGAAAATTTTGAGATAATTTTTGCAAGAAAATATAGCAGCTTAATATCTCTGTTATATTTTTTATGAATACCCGGACGCAGAATTTTCACCGCAACATATTCACCGGTTGCGAGTTGTGCCTTATGTACTTGGGAGATTGATGCGGCTGCGACTGGATTGTCGTCGAAATGTAGGAAAGGGAGGGCGTCATTGCGAGCATTCGTAGAATGCGTGGCAATCTTTTGCTTGCTTGCTGAGATTGCTTCGTCGACATAAATGTCTCCTCGCAATGACGCTATCAATCTTCTAGCCACCCCACCATCAAACGGAGGTAGCTTATCCTGCAATAACCTTAAATAACCTGCTATCTCTGCTCCTACTAAATCGGGTCTTGTCGAAAGAGTTTGTCCGAATTTTATATAAATAGGGCCAAGATCGCTTAAACAATCTATTAAGCATTTGCCGTAATCTTCATGCGGTTTTTTAAATAATGATAACGGAGCAGAAAATAAAGCTAATATATAACCGATAAACCTGAAGTATTTAGGGCTTCTTGAATCAATTAAGATTTGTTTTTTACTGATGATACGAAAAATACGTATTAAATTAAAAAAATTACTTATCATATCTTATACGCACTGTGAATAGCAACTATTCCGCCGCTCAAATTTTTATAACCGACTTCCTCAAAACCGGCTTCTTTAATCATTATTCTAAACTTGTCTTGTGAGGGGAATAACTCGATACTTTCAACCAAATATTCATATGCCTCTTTATTACCGGTGATTGCCTGACCGATGGTAGGTATAATACTAAATGAATAAAATTTATAAAAATCTTTAAAATAACTTTCTTTTACCTTTGAAAACTCAAGGCATATAAACTTACCCATCGGTTTTAGAACTCTATAAGCTTCTTTTAAAGCTTTATTAATGTCAGGTACGTTTCTAATACCAAATGCTATAGTATAATAATCAAAACTATTATCTGAAAAAGGCAATTCTTCTGCACTTGCTACAGTAAATTTAAGGTTATGAAATAAATTAAGATCAATTGCTTTTTTCTTAGCATTCTTTAGCATCTCTTCATTTATATCGCTTAAAGTTAAAGCAATATTATTGCCTCTATCTCTTGCTTTTTTAGCAAGCTTTAAAGCGATATCACCGCTACCGCTAGCGACGTCTAATATATGAGAGTTAAGATTTGGAATTTGCCTAATAAATTCATCTTTCCATAAGCGATGTAATCCAAAGCTCATTAAGTCATTCATTAAATCATACTTATCGGCGACATTAGAAAAAACACTATTTACTAACCCTTGTTTTTTAGTGTAGTCTACTTTTTTAAAGCCAAAATTTGTTTGGTTCATAGTTTTTTATTATAAATATTAGTATCAAATGCCGGAACTTCCTGAAGTAGAAACTCTTAAAAACTCCCTGAAAGATAAGCTAATTGGGCTTATTATAGGAAATGTAGAGTTAAAAAGAGATAATTTACGTTATAAACTATCCCCGCTTTTAGCTACAGAAATCTCAAATACTAATATACTGGATGTTAGACGTCGTGCAAAATATTTAATTATAGATTTTAATAATGATTATTCTTTAATCGTTCACCTAGGCATGAGTGGTAGATTTACTCTGCAACCTTCTAACTATGAAGCTAAAAAACACGATCATGTAATTTTTGATTTGAGTAACGGTGAAAAGTTAATTTTTAACGATACTAGACGATTCGGAATGGTTTATAGCTTTAAAACTAATTTCTTAGAAAAAGAATTTTTTAATGATTTAGGAATAGAACCGCTTTCTGATTTATTAACACTGGGATATTTAAAAAGCAAATTAATTACTCGAAAAATACCGATAAAAAACTTGATTATGGATAATAAAATTATAGTTGGAGTCGGCAATATTTACGCTTCAGAAAGTCTTCATTTAGCTAGAATTCATCCGGATAAATTAGGTAACGATTTAAATGACAATGAAATAGAAAGTTTAATTAAATCAATTAGAGAGGTGCTAACTAAAGCTATAACTGCCGGCGGTACTACTCTTAAAGATTTTGTAAACGGCGATAACAAACCTGGTTATTTTACTCAGCAACTTAAGGTTTACGGTAGAGAAGGACAAAATTGTTTAAACTGCTCTAGCACTATTATCAAGACAAAACATTCAGGAAGAGCTACTTTTTATTGTAAAACCTGTCAACATAGTGAATTTACTTGACATATTTTTTAAAACTATTTATAAAGCTCTCTATTGTTTATTCAATTAATAGTTGTAAAATATATGAGAATAAAGCCGGTGATTATAGCGGGGGGTAGCGGTAAAAGACTATGGCCTTTATCATCTAAGGATAAACCGAAACAATTTAAAAAAATATTAAGTGATTTCACTTTACTACAGCAAACATTAACTAGAAATAAATTTCTAGGACAACCTACTATTATTACTTCCAAAAAATATGAATCAATAACTAAAGAACAAGCAGTAGAAATAGAATTAATTACCGAACCTTTACAAAAAAATACTGCCGTTTGTGCCATTATTACAGCATTATCTGCTAAAGCCCAAGGTTTTGATATTGTAGTGTTACTGCCTGCAGACCATTATATAGCCGATGATATAAATTATCTTAATACTATAAATAAAGCTGTGCATTATGTTCATGAATTCGGTATTTGCACTATAGGCATTCCTATAAATTTTATAAGTGCCGAGTATGGCTATATAAACACAGGATTATCAATTGCAGAAAATGTTTATCTAGTTGATCATTTCATTGAAAAACCTATATTAGAGCAAGCAAAAAAACATTTTCAAAGTAATGAATATTTTTGGAATTCAGGAATTTTTGTATACGATATTAACTTCTTCTTAAACTTAGCAATGAACCTTCAACCTGATTTATTTTGTATTGCAGAAAAAGCATTTAATACTACTATAAAAAATGAGAAAAGTTTGGCAATAGACGATGAGGCTTATAATGAAATCGAAGCAATTTCTATAGACAATGCTATAATGGAATATATTTCGGGAATGGTCATGATAAAAGCTGATTTTGTTTGGAACGATCTTGGTACTTGGCATTCCTTATTACAGGTAAAACATCAAAATATAAATGATAATTATTGCGAGGGGAACGTAGTAACAAGCAATACTACAAACTCTTTCATTAGTTCTAATAATAAATTAACTACCGTAGTAGGTCTTGACAATGTCATAATTATCGATACTATGAACGGTCTTTTGGTTGCCGATAAATCAAAAATGAATGAAATCAAAGAATTAGGTAATGAAAATGATCTAGAGAAAGCTAAAATCCTATTTACTGCTCTTTTTAACGGAAAATCTGATTCATCACCGAATTATGAAATATATGAAAAAGCCTTTCTAAATAATATTTTGTCTTCTGAAGAAATAAAATTAGAAATTATGAAAGGAAATAACGAAGCTTGTTATATTCTTGCTAAAACTTACGAAATAATTAATCGTAATCCCCAAGATGAATATAACTCTATGTTATTAATATTGATTGGAAGTAAACTCGGAAATACAGAATGTACACAGCTTGTTTATTCATATCCTACAAAATATACAAGCTTTGAGTCTACTGTTAATAATTTTATTCAGAATTATATAGGACGATCTGATATCACTTTTGATGATGCTATATTATCAGCTGCTTACCCCGATACTTTAAATACTTCAATTTTAGGAGACCCAAATTATAATAATATGTATAACCATGGTTGAACACATATTATTACATAATTTACTACTAATATTCAAGGCTATTGACATAGTATTATTGCTTATATATCCTATTTTTATGAGGCTTAAACCTCATCATTATAGTAATAGATGTTGAATTATATCCAATTTATAGGAAATATTTTATTTTTTTAAGAATATAGCGAATACCGGCAAATAGCTAACCTATTTACGGTATGAGATATGTTTTTAAAAAATTAAAAGATAATGGATAAATTAGAAGAGCTCTTCGGAAACGAGGGTTTAGGGAGGAATTTGAAGGAGACAC
This window harbors:
- the xth gene encoding exodeoxyribonuclease III; protein product: MKIATWNINSIKTRLNLLRNFLSKENPDILLLQEIKCETEKFPFDELSDLPYNFYVHGQKSYNGVAIISKFPADEIIKDFPNNYCSDQARFLEIKLSLPIGFCNIISLYAPNGSFVGSDKFVAKLAFYDNFINYLSTKKSFDEKTIIGGDFNIAPFDIDVYSPKLLAETTCFTEIEQKKLRTILNSGFEDLYRLMHPSKQEFSWWDYRAGCFEQNKGMRIDMILGCNNTIDYLENCYMDYNLRTQEKPSDHIPVIASFKG
- a CDS encoding SemiSWEET family sugar transporter; this translates as MSPKFMKFYEKYMTIVGTIGNFMFYVQAHKIFTCKSSASVSMPAFTISAIALCSWLIYGILIKNTPIIIANIVGFIGALLVLLTIIIY
- a CDS encoding transporter substrate-binding domain-containing protein: MTDKQVHATMPCGNDNKKHNSKKIQIMKILKLFIFILLISKNFYALSIGANEQQATLECEGTADKKTLINAWYVNKPYQYLIAASNGHTTVSGMDIELINAIAAKIGINIEYNQDSWYQDQLDIQSGNADMTACATYTTERSNYAYFSKPYRLEELSLFIIEPLAKKLNFQNVNELTAQIRLFNLQLGIVKGTVYGDPKFTDFLYNEKNQDIIRIYQNNMELINGLIKKEIDGFISDRIVGAVNILGRTMNRNILEVPLNIKTPLHLMFSKKTVSLNIVEQFNFAIDDFLASNEYKKIIKTYIYHILLPKSIDSRWCHVIGLLGCLAFAFSGIILSSRKNSTLFGTFLFAVLPSVSSCIMLDLIVNHDTGHLNFYFTPSYFYYIFVVVLLGFTIIKLFSYYNKQIAEDNYLEQSLNNIVAICDSFGQATFIIIGVAMVIIHKIEPLSFWGPFFAFITANCGAILRDFIMKESSIKRIPRGVSIEIIVLWGIAFSVLLDMYGSNPNYHTIKYSMIIVISGAFITSLLVYHFGFLEWRFRNEKLEDIEKQT
- a CDS encoding RND transporter, which codes for MRGNCIAIDEAISGVCYYFMRLPRSLRLLAMTLKTKVP
- the ubiB gene encoding 2-polyprenylphenol 6-hydroxylase, which gives rise to MISNFFNLIRIFRIISKKQILIDSRSPKYFRFIGYILALFSAPLSLFKKPHEDYGKCLIDCLSDLGPIYIKFGQTLSTRPDLVGAEIAGYLRLLQDKLPPFDGGVARRLIASLRGDIYVDEAISASKQKIATHSTNARNDALPFLHFDDNPVAAASISQVHKAQLATGEYVAVKILRPGIHKKYNRDIKLLYFLAKIISKFSKAKRLKPIKVVDKFHETMRFELDLRLEAAASSELMDNMRNDINVIIPKIYWDLTSENILTTEWLEGTSIYDTSLLKELGLEPAKIAQNFAVMFFNQAYRDGFFHADLHAGNILVNKQGKIILLDFGIMGRLKEKDRLAVAESLFGFLNRDYKLVAKVHLRAGYIPSNTDLDLFAQSCRAVTEPIVGTPTKNISIGKLLAHLFKITEDFGMEVQPELLLLQKTLIMVEGIGRQLDGNVNMWQLAEPWIKKWAVKNLSPEAKLLRLVKHYLDSLEDIV
- the mutM gene encoding bifunctional DNA-formamidopyrimidine glycosylase/DNA-(apurinic or apyrimidinic site) lyase; the encoded protein is MPELPEVETLKNSLKDKLIGLIIGNVELKRDNLRYKLSPLLATEISNTNILDVRRRAKYLIIDFNNDYSLIVHLGMSGRFTLQPSNYEAKKHDHVIFDLSNGEKLIFNDTRRFGMVYSFKTNFLEKEFFNDLGIEPLSDLLTLGYLKSKLITRKIPIKNLIMDNKIIVGVGNIYASESLHLARIHPDKLGNDLNDNEIESLIKSIREVLTKAITAGGTTLKDFVNGDNKPGYFTQQLKVYGREGQNCLNCSSTIIKTKHSGRATFYCKTCQHSEFT
- the der gene encoding ribosome biogenesis GTPase Der codes for the protein MTKKIITLVGRPNVGKSTLFNRLSIRKKAIVHDLPGVTRDRKYTEGKIGSFEFLLIDTPGLEENPDSMGERLMEQTTKAILEADLICFMVDGRSRILPDDKLLGSFVRKYNKPAILVVNKCEKAFDFDKEYYKLGFDSMVAISAEHGTGLIDLYDEIIAKLPEEESIETNIADPIKGYCLQIVVSGRPNAGKSTFINALINDERLLTGPEAGITRESIEIDWQYKNNHIKLIDTAGLRKKSTITESLEKLSASDAINSIKFANTVILMIDALAPLKQQDLNIASHVVNEGRSIVIVVNKWDLVKEFEKEAFQEEFYYQINTHLPQVKGVPVLFISAINKQNIEQVLDACLKIYKIWNKKITTSKLNEWLNFTTEAHPLPLQKGGKRVRVKYMTQTKTRPPTFKLFSNNPEKITDSYTRYLVNNMREAFDMPGIPIRFTYVKTKNPYV
- the ubiE gene encoding bifunctional demethylmenaquinone methyltransferase/2-methoxy-6-polyprenyl-1,4-benzoquinol methylase UbiE, giving the protein MNQTNFGFKKVDYTKKQGLVNSVFSNVADKYDLMNDLMSFGLHRLWKDEFIRQIPNLNSHILDVASGSGDIALKLAKKARDRGNNIALTLSDINEEMLKNAKKKAIDLNLFHNLKFTVASAEELPFSDNSFDYYTIAFGIRNVPDINKALKEAYRVLKPMGKFICLEFSKVKESYFKDFYKFYSFSIIPTIGQAITGNKEAYEYLVESIELFPSQDKFRIMIKEAGFEEVGYKNLSGGIVAIHSAYKI